DNA from Lentibacillus amyloliquefaciens:
TTAAATTAGTATCGGGTCGTTTGTAAAACTATCATTCTTTAAAAATTTATGAAAGTTTACCTATATCTATTTATTTATATCATAGAACATGTTATATTTATCTCGAACTATTTGATTAGTCATACGTCAGATGTCAGATCTCTAATATACTGATCCATAACTAACAATTTGTAGATTTACAAGGGGGGACATCATGTCGCTGAGAATAGATTCGCGACACTTATACTTACAAGTTATCGACCAAATCAAACGCGATATTAAAAGTGACAAATACAAAACAAAACAAAAGCTGCCTTCTGAATTCCAGCTTTCAAAAGAATTAGGTGTCTCCCGCGCTACTCTCCGCGAAGCTTTACGTATTCTGGAAGAAGAAAATATTGTAACACGGCGGCATGGTGTGGGGACGTTTGTCAATCCCAAGCCAATTTTTTCATCGGGGATTGAACAATTGAACAGTGTTACATATATGATTGAACAGTCTGGAAAAAAAGCAGGATCACAATTTCTCTCAACTGAATTTCTGGAGGCAACAGAGGATGAACGGCTTAAATTTGCACCAAAGAATGTTTCTTCACTGTCAAAGGTTGAACGCGTGAGGACAGCTGACGGTGAACCTGTTGTCTTTTGCATCGATAAATTGCCTGAAGGATTGATACCTTTGGACCGAGTTCATAAAGCTGATTCAATTTTCAAATTAATGGAGGAGTTTTCAGGGAAAGAAATAGCTTATGCGGTAACCTATATTGAGCCTGTTGGTTACCACGACAGAATCTATGAAATTTTAAAATGTGATCCTGATCAGTCATTATTGCTTTTAAAACAAATGCACTACACTGATTCTGATGAACCAGTGTTGTATTCAGCCAATTTCTTTCGCCCTGATATATTTAGCTTCCATGTTTTAAGAAAACGTATGTAAATGGTTTCATACTTTGCTTGGGGAGGTGATGACTGCAAATTAGAAAGAGTTGCTGCAGTTAATTTTATTTGGGTTTATTTAATTTAACAAGGGGGCATTAAGTTCATGAAAAATCGTAAATTTCTATTATTGTTTGCTTTGTTGCTGACTGTCGGAATGCTACTGGCAGCTTGTGGCGGCGGTAATGATTCTCAAGGGGAAGGTAGTGATTCTGAAAGTGGTTCTTCAGACAGTGAAAGCAGTGAATCAAGTGAAGAATCATCTGACTTTTCATCAGCGATGGTAACCGACGTCGGGGGCGTGGATGATAAATCGTTTAACCAGTCTGCCTGGGAAGGTCTTCAGGCGTGGGGTGAAGAACATGGCCTTGAAGAAGGTGAAGGATTTGATTACGCCCAATCAAACGACGATTCGGACTATCAGCCAAACTTAAATCGCCTCGTACGTGAAGGCTACAATATGGTTTTTGGTATTGGTTATAAACTTGAAGATGCAATAAGTGAAGTTGCCGGACAATATCCTGATACTAATTTCGCTATAGTTGACTCGGTTGTAGAAGGTGACAATATTGCCAGCATTACATTTGCCGACCATGAAGGCTCTTTCCTGGCAGGTGTTGCAGCTGCCAATAAAACAA
Protein-coding regions in this window:
- a CDS encoding GntR family transcriptional regulator — encoded protein: MSLRIDSRHLYLQVIDQIKRDIKSDKYKTKQKLPSEFQLSKELGVSRATLREALRILEEENIVTRRHGVGTFVNPKPIFSSGIEQLNSVTYMIEQSGKKAGSQFLSTEFLEATEDERLKFAPKNVSSLSKVERVRTADGEPVVFCIDKLPEGLIPLDRVHKADSIFKLMEEFSGKEIAYAVTYIEPVGYHDRIYEILKCDPDQSLLLLKQMHYTDSDEPVLYSANFFRPDIFSFHVLRKRM